In a single window of the Nicotiana tomentosiformis chromosome 8, ASM39032v3, whole genome shotgun sequence genome:
- the LOC104084651 gene encoding disease resistance response protein 206-like, with amino-acid sequence MAAKKSNSMAILIFLFLLCHINFFVVESANKIRARHLCKTLMFYFHDIIYNGENAKNATSAIVGAPAWGNFTKLGGKNHFGDLVIFDDPITLDNNLHSTPVGRAQGFYFYDKKEIFTSWLGFSFVFNSTEHKGSINFAGADPLMNKTRDISVIGGTGDFFMTRGIATLMTDAFEGEVYFRLRVDIKLYECW; translated from the coding sequence ATGGCAGCCAAGAAATCTAATTCCATGGCCATTTTAATTTTCCTTTTCCTTCTTTGTCACATAAACTTTTTCGTAGTCGAATCAGCCAATAAAATACGCGCTCGCCACCTGTGTAAAACCCTAATGTTTTATTTCCATGACATAATCTACAATGGTGAAAATGCCAAAAATGCAACTTCAGCTATAGTTGGAGCTCCAGCATGGGGAAATTTTACAAAATTGGGAGGAAAGAACCATTTTGGAGATTTAGTTATTTTTGATGATCCAATTACTTTGGATAACAATCTTCATTCAACTCCAGTGGGAAGAGCACAAggtttttatttttatgataaaaaagaaatatttacttCATGGTTAGGGTTTTCATTTGTTTTCAATTCTACTGAACATAAGGGTAGTATTAATTTTGCTGGAGCTGATCCATTAATGAACAAAACTAGGGATATTTCAGTAATTGGTGGAACTGGTGATTTTTTCATGACAAGAGGAATTGCTACACTCATGACTGATGCCTTTGAGGGTGAAGTTTATTTTCGACTTCGTGTTGATATTAAACTTTATGAGTGCTGGTAA
- the LOC104084657 gene encoding dirigent protein 5-like — MEKSSYFKILSIILSSSCFLIANSKTLKPEKPCKRFVLYYHDILFNVTNTANATSANVSNPPNVISDFNFGMLVVFDDPITVDQNLVSTPVARAQGFYLYDMKTTYNAWFAYTLVFNSSEYNGTLSIMGADIIGEKTRDLSIVGGTGDFFMARGVVTFSTDAVEGLGYFRLKMDIKLYEC; from the coding sequence ATGGAAAAATCTTCTTATTTCAAGATCCTTTCCATTATACTTTCTTCCTCATGTTTCCTCATAGCCAATTCTAAAACCCTAAAACCCGAAAAACCTTGCAAACGATTCGTTCTCTATTACCACGACATCCTCTTCAACGTTACAAATACTGCAAATGCGACCTCTGCAAATGTTTCAAACCCTCCAAATGTCATAAGCGATTTCAACTTTGGAATGTTAGTTGTTTTCGACGATCCAATAACAGTAGATCAGAATTTGGTGTCAACGCCCGTGGCACGAGCTCAAGGGTTTTATTTATATGATATGAAGACTACTTATAATGCATGGTTTGCTTATACATTGGTGTTTAATTCTAGTGAGTATAATGGTACGTTAAGTATTATGGGAGCAGATATTATAGGGGAGAAAACTAGGGATCTTTCTATAGTTGGAGGGACAGGAGATTTCTTCATGGCTAGAGGTGTTGTTACGTTTAGTACTGATGCTGTTGAAGGGTTGGGTTATTTTCGTCTAAAAATGGATATTAAGTTGTACGAATGCTAA